A window from Macaca thibetana thibetana isolate TM-01 chromosome 7, ASM2454274v1, whole genome shotgun sequence encodes these proteins:
- the PROX2 gene encoding prospero homeobox protein 2, with the protein MDPNSILLSPQPQICPHLAEACMEGERSSSPPELGRDSQFPWSQVPSSSPADPEWFGDEHIQAKRARVETIVRGMCLSPNPLVPGSAQAGDSPRCPEKARERKRKQSLPTQQGLLMPLPAWDQGNRKGGPRVREQLHLLKQQLRHLQEHILQAAKPRDTAQGPGGCGTRKGPLSAKQGNGCGPRPWAVDGDHQQGSSKDLSGAEKHQESEEPRFLPSGAPDSLEILRKELTRAVSRAVDSVLQKVLLDPPGRLTHLGRSFQGQVPEGRREPSPPVGEACEDPLALAALPRRVQLQAGVPVGNLSLAKPLESPRYPIPPRMIPKRCQDLPANCPLTAPSHIQENQILSELLGYGCNNGHWSSSPPQDSSSQRHPSSEPARRPWRTTKPQPLVLSQQQCPLPFTSAHLESLPLLPSVKMEQGGLHAITEALPFSSLHIQEGLNPGHLKKAKLMFFFARYPSSNLLKAYFPDVQFNRCITSQMIKWFSNFREFYYIQMEKSARQAISDGVTNPKMLVVLRNSELFRALNMHYNKGNDFEVPDCFLEIASLTLQEFFRAVSAGRDSDPSWKKPIYKIISKLDSDIPEIFKSSSYPQ; encoded by the exons ATGGATCCAAACTCCATCTTGCTTTCTCCTCAGCCCCAGATCTGCCCCCACCTGGCAGAAGCCTGCATGGAAGGTGAGAGAAGCTCATCTCCTCCAGAGCTGGGTAGAGACTCCCAGTTTCCCTGGAGCCAGGTCCCCAGCTCCAGCCCTGCAGACCCCGAATGGTTTGGTGATGAGCACATCCAGGCAAAGAGGGCCAGAGTGGAAACCATCGTCCGAGGCATGTGTCTCTCCCCGAATCCTCTGGTACCAGGCAGTGCACAAGCTGGGGACAGCCCACGCTGCCCAGAGAAGGCccgagagaggaagaggaagcagagcctTCCCACACAGCAAGGCCTCCTGATGCCACTCCCTGCCTGGGACCAGGGCAACAGGAAGGGGGGCCCTCGTGTGAGAGAACAACTTCACCTGCTGAAGCAACAGCTAAGACATCTGCAAGAGCACATCCTACAGGCTGCCAAGCCCAGGGACACAGCTCAGGGGCCAGGAGGCTGTGGCACCCGGAAAGGCCCTCTGAGTGCAAAGCAGGGGAATGGCTGTGGGCCTCGCCCCTGGGCTGTGGATGGTGACCACCAGCAGGGTTCCAGCAAGGACCTCTCTGGGGCAGAAAAACACCAAGAATCTGAGGAGCCCAGGTTCCTTCCTTCTGGAGCACCAGATTCGCTGGAGATTCTGAGGAAAGAGCTGACCAGGGCAGTATCCCGGGCTGTGGATTCAGTATTACAAAAGGTACTGTTGGATCCACCAGGCCGCCTGACTCATCTGGGCAGAAGTTTCCAGGGGCAGGTGCCAGAGGgtagaagagagccctcacctcCTGTGGGAGAGGCCTGTGAAGATCCACTTGCTTTGGCTGCCTTGCCCAGGAGGGTCCAGCTACAAGCTGGGGTCCCAGTAGGAAACTTGTCACTGGCCAAGCCTCTAGAATCTCCTAGGTACCCTATCCCTCCAAGAATGATCCCCAAACGCTGTCAGGATCTCCCAGCAAACTGTCCCTTGACTGCACCTTCCCACATCCAGGAAAATCAGATTCTTAGCGAGCTACTGGGTTATGGATGCAACAATGGCCACTGGAGTAGCAGTCCTCCCCAGGACTCATCTTCCCAGAGGCACCCCTCCTCAGAGCCCGCCCGACGACCTTGGAGAACTACTAAACCACAACCATTGGTCCTGAGCCAGCAGCAGTGTCCCCTGCCTTTCACCTCTGCCCATCTGGAAAGTCTGCCCCTTCTTCCCTCGGTGAAGATGGAACAGGGAGGCCTGCATGCCATCACTGAGGCACTGCCTTTCTCTTCG TTGCATATCCAG GAAGGTCTAAACCCTGGTCACTTGAAGAAGGCCAAACTAATGTTTTTCTTCGCACGATATCCCAGCTCCAACCTCCTGAAGGCTTATTTTCCTGATGTTCAG TTCAACCGCTGCATTACCTCTCAGATGATCAAGTGGTTCAGCAACTTTCGTGAGTTTTATTACATCCAAATGGAAAAATCTGCCCGGCAAGCAATTTCAGATGGTGTCACaaatcccaaaatgctggtgGTTCTCCGCAATTCAGAACTTTTTCGAGCTCTCAATATGCACTATAACAAGGGAAATGACTTTGAG
- the DLST gene encoding dihydrolipoyllysine-residue succinyltransferase component of 2-oxoglutarate dehydrogenase complex, mitochondrial, which produces MLSRSRCVSRAFSRSLSAFQKGNCPLGRRSLPGVSLCQGPGYLNSRKVVINNNSVFSVRFFRTTAVCKDDLVTVKTPAFAESVTEGDVRWEKAVGDTVAEDEVVCEIETDKTSVQVPSPANGVIEALLVPDGGKVEGGTPLFTLRKTGAAPAKAKPAEAPAAAAPKAEPTAVPVPPPAAPIPTQMPPVPSPSQPPSSKPVSAVKPTAAPPLAEPGAGKGLRSEHREKMNRMRQRIAQRLKEAQNTCAMLTTFNEIDMSNIQEMRARHKEAFLKKHNLKLGFMSAFVKASAFALQEQPVVNAVIDDTTKEVVYRDYIDISVAVATPRGLVVPVIRNVEAMNYADIERTITELGEKARKNELAIEDMDGGTFTISNGGVFGSLFGTPIINPPQSAILGMHGIFDRPVAVGGKVEVRPMMYVALTYDHRLIDGREAVTFLRKIKAAVEDPRVLLLDL; this is translated from the exons ATGCTGTCGCGGTCCCGCTGTGTGTCCCGGGCATTCAGCCGCTCGCTCTCTGCCTTCCAGAAG GGGAACTGCCCTCTAGGGAGACGTTCCCTGCCTG GGGTCTCCTTATGCCAGGGACCAGGTTACCTTAACAGCAGGAAGGTTGT CATTAACAACAACAGTGTCTTCAGTGTTCGCTTCTTCAGAACTACAGCTGTATGCA AGGATGACTTGGTTACAGTCAAAACCCCAGCATTTGCAGAATCTGTCACAGAGGGAGATGTCAGGTGGGAGAAAG CTGTTGGAGACACCGTTGCAGAAGATGAAGTGGTTTGTGAGATTGAAACTGACAAG ACATCTGTGCAGGTTCCATCACCAGCAAATGGCGTGATTGAAGCTCTTTTGGTACCTGATGGGGGAAAAGTCGAAGGAGGCACTCCGCTTTTCACACTCAGGAAAACTGGTG ctGCTCCTGCTAAGGCCAAACCGGCCGAAGCTCCTGCTGCTGCAGCCCCAAAGGCAGAACCTACAGCAGTGCCAGTTCCTCCCCCTGCAGCACCCATACCCACTCAGATGCCACCAGTGCCCTCACCCTCACAACCTCCTTCTAGCAAACCTG TGTCTGCAGTGAAACCCACTGCTGCCCCACCACTAGCTGAGCCAGGAGCTGGCAAAGGTCTGCGTTCAGAACATCGG GAGAAAATGAACAGGATGCGGCAGCGCATTGCTCAGCGTCTGAAGGAGGCCCAGAATACATGTGCAATGCTGACAACTTTTAATGAGATTGACATGAG TAACATCCAGGAGATGAGGGCTCGGCACAAAGAGGCTTTTTTGAAGAAACATAACCTCAAACTAGGCTTCATGTCGGCATTTGTGAAGGCCTCAGCCTTTGCCTTGCAGGAACAGCCTGTTGTAAATGCAG TGATTGACGATACAACCAAAGAGGTGGTGTATAGGGATTATATTGACATCAGTGTTGCAGTGGCCACCCCACGG GGTCTGGTGGTTCCAGTCATCAGGAATGTGGAAGCTATGAATTATGCAGATATTGAACGGACCATCACTGAACTGGGAGAGAAG GCCCGAAAGAATGAACTTGCCATTGAAGATATGGATGGCGGTACCTTCACCATTAGCAATGGAGGCGTTTTTGGCTCGCTCTTTGGAACACCCATTATCAACCCCCCTCAGTCTGCCATCCTGGGGATGCATGGCATCTTTGACAGGCCAGTGGCTGTAGGAGGCAAG